DNA from Patescibacteria group bacterium:
CAGGCCTTTAAAGAGAGTAATTCAAAAGCAGATTTTAGACCCATTATCTTTAAAAATCATTTCTGGTGAATTTAAAAATCAAAAAAGGGTTGTGATTGATTTTATTGATAACAAGATTTCCCTTTTAACTGAAAAAGATTTAATAAAAATTAAGCAAAAAAGAAAACAAACTGTTTCTGTCTAAGTATATGAGAAAAGATATTAAAAACATTTTCATAATGTTTATCTTCGGTATTTTCGGAGGTATCTTCGCTAATCAGGTTATTGGCCCTTACTTCACTGCAAGACCTGTTTATGTGACTGAACGTCAGGAAATTACTATTGAAGAAAATACTGCCTTAAAAGAGTCAGCTAAAAAAGTTGAAAAAACAGTTGTTGGGGTGATGACCCAAACAAAAGAAAACATATTTAAAGGATCAGGTTTAATGTTAACCTCTGATGGGCTGATGATTACTTTAGCTGAGTTAGTGCCTCAAGGAGGAGTTTTTACTTTTTTTGTTGAAGGCAGACCATCAAATTATCAGGTTTTAAAAAGGGATTTAAATCTTAATTTAGCCTTGATTAAACTTGAGCAGGACACTGTTTCAACAGTTGGTTTTGCTGATTTCAATAAATTAGAAATGGGAGAGAGAGTGTTTCTTGTTGGAACAGTTTATGGAATAGATGAATTTATTAGGAGCGTTAATGAGGGCATTATTTCTC
Protein-coding regions in this window:
- a CDS encoding serine protease, with protein sequence MRKDIKNIFIMFIFGIFGGIFANQVIGPYFTARPVYVTERQEITIEENTALKESAKKVEKTVVGVMTQTKENIFKGSGLMLTSDGLMITLAELVPQGGVFTFFVEGRPSNYQVLKRDLNLNLALIKLEQDTVSTVGFADFNKLEMGERVFLVGTVYGIDEFIRSVNEGIISHFDNDLISTNILERTTMAGSPLFNINGEFVGLTVLDYWGAVSAIPVSVIKTFAGF